In Candidatus Mycalebacterium zealandia, one DNA window encodes the following:
- the nuoN gene encoding NADH-quinone oxidoreductase subunit NuoN, which produces MTFNQLLQSASLTIPELILCSVGLVLIVLGPALKKTAEKHLYSIPVNLVRFACVAAFYFNLERFDFTASAFSGSLTLDTFAGYFNGVLLLNAMAATFFAKPYIRDHEKLREFLALAVFCTAGMMFMVESVEFVAFFVAFETMSICVYALSGFSRNIFSSAEAGLKYLITGGFASAVMLLGIALLYGAAGTLSFAEIGAAFSDAPSNPMLITGTVLVLAGFIFKIGAAPLHQWIPDVYQGAPMPATTFMSVGVKVAAFAVFSRFAVEIGSSGQWGFEEIIIVVAVITMVAGNVSAIAQKNIKRMLAYSSVAHAGYALVGIATWLSGENADGLSGIFYYMYAYTIMTLGAFGVISLLGRDGDERQTFSDISGLWKTNPMLAVALAVFMFSLAGIPPTIGFFAKYKVFAAAAYEGLHWLVIIALVNSVVSAYYYLKVLAFAFMRPISKQQTGEWKLEPESVFAIAFLCAAVLLMGIFPLYPTAGFIDAATQALVGK; this is translated from the coding sequence ATGACTTTCAATCAACTGCTTCAAAGCGCGTCGCTGACAATTCCCGAACTTATACTTTGTTCTGTCGGGCTTGTACTGATTGTTCTGGGTCCCGCGCTTAAAAAGACCGCCGAAAAACACCTCTACTCAATACCCGTAAACCTTGTCCGGTTTGCGTGCGTTGCCGCTTTCTACTTCAACCTTGAAAGATTTGACTTCACCGCAAGCGCATTTTCCGGCTCGCTTACGCTTGACACATTCGCGGGCTATTTCAACGGTGTGCTTCTGCTGAACGCCATGGCGGCAACCTTTTTCGCCAAGCCGTACATACGCGACCACGAAAAATTGCGCGAGTTTCTGGCGCTCGCGGTTTTCTGCACGGCGGGAATGATGTTTATGGTTGAATCAGTTGAATTTGTAGCGTTTTTTGTCGCTTTTGAGACAATGTCAATCTGCGTTTACGCGCTTTCGGGGTTTTCGCGAAACATCTTTTCGTCCGCCGAAGCGGGATTGAAATACCTCATAACCGGAGGTTTTGCTTCGGCGGTTATGTTGCTCGGCATCGCGCTTCTCTATGGCGCGGCGGGAACACTTTCCTTCGCGGAAATCGGGGCCGCCTTTTCAGACGCGCCTTCAAACCCAATGCTCATAACCGGAACCGTGCTTGTTCTCGCGGGATTCATTTTCAAAATCGGAGCCGCGCCGCTTCATCAGTGGATTCCTGATGTGTATCAGGGGGCGCCAATGCCAGCTACCACTTTTATGTCAGTGGGCGTGAAGGTTGCGGCTTTTGCCGTTTTTTCCCGCTTCGCCGTTGAAATAGGAAGCTCGGGGCAATGGGGATTTGAGGAAATCATTATCGTTGTCGCGGTTATAACAATGGTTGCTGGCAATGTGTCTGCAATCGCGCAGAAGAACATAAAAAGAATGCTTGCCTATTCAAGTGTCGCGCACGCGGGCTACGCGCTTGTCGGAATCGCCACCTGGCTTTCGGGCGAAAACGCGGACGGATTATCGGGCATTTTCTACTATATGTACGCTTACACAATAATGACTCTGGGCGCGTTCGGGGTTATTTCACTACTCGGCAGAGACGGCGATGAGCGGCAAACTTTCAGTGATATTTCGGGGCTTTGGAAAACAAACCCCATGCTCGCGGTCGCGCTCGCGGTCTTTATGTTTTCCCTCGCGGGAATACCTCCCACAATCGGATTTTTTGCCAAGTACAAGGTTTTTGCCGCCGCCGCGTATGAGGGACTTCACTGGCTTGTTATAATCGCGCTGGTAAACAGCGTTGTTTCCGCTTATTACTATTTAAAAGTGCTGGCATTTGCTTTTATGAGACCAATATCCAAACAGCAGACGGGAGAATGGAAACTTGAACCCGAATCGGTTTTTGCCATTGCGTTTCTCTGCGCGGCGGTGTTGCTGATGGGAATTTTTCCCCTCTACCCGACCGCCGGTTTTATTGATGCCGCTACACAGGCTCTGGTTGGAAAATGA
- a CDS encoding DUF87 domain-containing protein, which yields MTKNNGGFRNQAAAITLFLIGAIVAISLVMGGSLSPLGGGAVGWIGKFISKILGTVFGISSYLVPASCFYFGARFLLYKVDRVDGVQRTGAFAGLLVSSSLFASLALEGVFVNHLTIVGAGGDLGALVLKFTDDGIGSFGSYIVALTVMAGCVIFLSGTNLVAVAVAFFKAVKLLGAGVIEVLKFCVPLLIRAVGASKTLFSFIVKTIKKRREKAKTPAREKPRAKTEPSPDLYKPLAREEETNQTPPKIVIEEQEKPPLKVVPGKSPEEEQKPQRSFNLPPIDLLDKPDGVQADIDQEAAYANARLIEEKLQGFGIEGKVTEIKPGPVITMFEYKPAPNVRVGKIASLSNDLAMSLSALKVRIISPIPGRDVVGIEVPNQVRETVCLRELIENQKFSKSGPLAIAVGKDISGAPYYADLATAPHLMIAGTTGSGKSVLMNSLLASMFYKTGPDRLRLLMIDPKMLEFSIYEGIPHLLHPIVTEPRKASAALKWAVGEMENRYSLLSEKGVRSIDSYNAKIESEEGADSAKILPYIVIVIDELGDLVMSGTNDTQGAIIRIAQKARAAGIHLVVATQRPSADVVSGLLKANIPARISFLVSSRVNSNIVLDAPGAESLLGKGDMLFLKPGATSLERIQGALITDDEREKIVEFLKSQGNPVFDEKITEVINKPEQSEGDGDGERDDMYEQALEVVRAEGQVSISMLQRRLKIGYNRAATIVEQMEREGIIGEHQGAGKARQVNLPEQE from the coding sequence ATGACAAAAAACAACGGCGGATTTAGAAACCAGGCGGCGGCAATCACACTTTTCCTCATCGGCGCGATTGTCGCCATTAGCCTCGTGATGGGCGGCTCGTTGTCTCCTCTAGGCGGCGGAGCGGTCGGATGGATAGGAAAATTCATATCAAAAATTCTCGGAACTGTTTTTGGAATCAGTTCATATCTTGTTCCGGCGAGTTGCTTCTATTTCGGAGCGCGTTTCCTGCTGTACAAAGTGGACCGTGTGGACGGCGTGCAACGCACGGGCGCTTTTGCCGGACTGCTTGTTTCATCCTCTCTGTTCGCGTCTCTGGCTCTTGAAGGAGTTTTTGTGAACCACCTGACCATTGTCGGTGCGGGAGGAGATTTGGGCGCGCTGGTTCTGAAGTTCACCGATGACGGCATCGGTTCTTTCGGTTCATACATAGTCGCACTTACGGTTATGGCGGGATGCGTGATTTTTCTTTCGGGAACAAATCTGGTCGCGGTCGCGGTCGCGTTTTTCAAAGCGGTGAAGCTACTTGGAGCCGGAGTGATTGAAGTTTTGAAATTCTGCGTTCCGCTACTTATTCGGGCTGTCGGCGCTTCAAAAACCCTGTTTTCTTTCATCGTTAAAACCATAAAAAAACGCAGGGAAAAGGCAAAAACTCCCGCGCGCGAAAAACCGCGCGCGAAAACCGAGCCCTCTCCGGACCTCTACAAACCGCTGGCGCGCGAGGAAGAAACGAATCAAACTCCGCCGAAAATTGTAATAGAAGAACAGGAAAAACCGCCTTTGAAAGTCGTGCCTGGCAAAAGCCCTGAGGAGGAGCAGAAACCGCAAAGGAGTTTTAATCTGCCCCCGATTGACCTTCTTGATAAACCCGATGGCGTTCAAGCCGACATTGATCAGGAAGCCGCATACGCAAACGCGCGCCTGATTGAGGAAAAACTGCAAGGGTTTGGCATTGAAGGCAAAGTGACGGAAATCAAACCGGGTCCGGTAATTACCATGTTTGAATACAAACCCGCTCCCAACGTCAGGGTCGGTAAAATCGCATCGCTCAGTAACGATTTGGCAATGAGCTTGAGCGCTCTCAAAGTGAGAATCATATCTCCCATTCCGGGCAGAGATGTGGTCGGTATTGAGGTTCCAAATCAGGTGAGGGAAACGGTCTGCCTCAGAGAGTTAATTGAAAATCAGAAATTTTCCAAAAGCGGTCCGCTGGCAATTGCGGTTGGAAAAGACATATCGGGCGCGCCCTATTACGCCGACCTTGCCACCGCGCCGCACCTGATGATAGCGGGAACAACCGGTTCGGGGAAAAGCGTTCTTATGAACTCCCTGCTCGCAAGCATGTTCTATAAAACCGGTCCGGACCGTCTGCGTCTTCTTATGATAGACCCTAAAATGCTTGAATTTTCAATATACGAAGGCATACCGCACCTGCTTCACCCGATTGTAACCGAGCCGCGAAAAGCGTCCGCCGCGCTCAAATGGGCGGTTGGAGAAATGGAAAACAGGTACTCGCTTCTGTCCGAGAAAGGTGTGAGAAGCATAGATTCCTACAACGCGAAAATAGAAAGTGAGGAAGGCGCGGACTCGGCAAAAATTCTGCCCTACATCGTCATTGTGATAGACGAACTCGGCGATTTGGTAATGTCCGGCACGAACGACACTCAGGGGGCAATAATCAGAATTGCCCAGAAGGCGCGCGCGGCGGGCATTCACCTTGTGGTTGCAACTCAGCGCCCGTCCGCCGATGTGGTTTCGGGGCTTTTAAAAGCGAACATACCGGCGAGAATCTCCTTTCTCGTTTCCTCAAGGGTGAATTCAAACATAGTGCTTGATGCACCCGGAGCGGAAAGTTTGCTCGGCAAGGGAGACATGCTTTTCCTCAAGCCCGGAGCCACTTCGCTTGAAAGAATTCAGGGTGCACTGATAACGGACGACGAAAGGGAAAAAATAGTTGAGTTTTTGAAATCGCAAGGCAATCCCGTGTTTGATGAAAAAATCACCGAAGTCATCAACAAGCCCGAACAGTCGGAAGGAGACGGAGACGGAGAGCGGGACGATATGTATGAACAGGCACTTGAAGTGGTCAGAGCAGAAGGACAGGTTTCAATCTCAATGCTTCAACGCCGCCTGAAAATTGGCTACAACCGTGCCGCGACAATCGTTGAACAGATGGAAAGAGAGGGAATTATCGGCGAACATCAGGGAGCGGGAAAAGCGAGACAGGTAAATTTGCCTGAGCAAGAGTAA
- the nuoD gene encoding NADH dehydrogenase (quinone) subunit D has product MERVQFVSGDHPDDKEMILNMGPQHPATHGVLRIVLSLEGEVIKKATPHIGYLHRGIEKLCENITYQQCLPYTDRMDYIAAICNNIGFVLTVEKLLGIEDEIPERAKVAEVIMFELGRIESHMVGIGTGALDLGAFSVFMYCFKEREKIYDILEMVCGARLTTSYPRVGGLPKDLPDGFEKAVNNFTAEFPKTLDDVDKLLTKNAIWLQRTKGVGFISAEDAIDLGLSGPTLRGSGVAFDLRKSKPYLGYENYDFDIPIGEEGDSYSRYLCRMEECRQSVRIIKQAVENLPDGRYIADLPEIVLPEKEDVYTKMESLIRHFVLVYDGFSPPQGEAYHAVENPKGELGYHLVSDGTKQPYRMRVRPPSFVNLQALGPMLEGAMLGDVVSALGSIDIVLGEVDR; this is encoded by the coding sequence ATGGAGCGTGTTCAATTTGTTTCGGGTGACCACCCAGACGACAAAGAGATGATTTTGAACATGGGGCCTCAGCACCCCGCCACGCACGGAGTTCTGCGTATTGTTCTGAGCCTTGAAGGTGAAGTCATCAAAAAAGCGACTCCGCACATCGGCTATTTACACAGGGGTATAGAAAAACTTTGCGAAAATATTACCTATCAGCAGTGCCTTCCCTATACCGACAGAATGGATTACATCGCGGCGATTTGCAACAACATAGGGTTTGTTCTTACTGTGGAAAAACTGCTCGGCATTGAGGACGAAATTCCCGAAAGGGCAAAAGTTGCCGAGGTCATTATGTTTGAACTTGGCAGAATAGAGTCCCACATGGTAGGTATCGGCACCGGCGCGCTGGATTTGGGCGCGTTCAGTGTTTTTATGTATTGCTTCAAGGAACGGGAGAAAATTTACGACATTCTTGAAATGGTTTGCGGCGCGAGATTGACAACTTCGTATCCGAGAGTCGGCGGACTTCCGAAAGATTTGCCGGATGGTTTTGAGAAAGCCGTGAATAATTTCACCGCCGAATTTCCGAAAACTCTGGATGATGTTGACAAACTTCTGACAAAAAACGCCATTTGGTTACAGAGAACAAAGGGTGTTGGTTTTATAAGCGCCGAAGACGCGATTGATCTGGGGCTTTCAGGACCGACTTTGAGAGGCAGCGGAGTCGCGTTTGATTTGCGCAAATCAAAACCGTATCTCGGCTATGAAAACTACGATTTTGACATTCCAATCGGCGAAGAGGGGGATTCTTATTCTCGTTATCTTTGTAGGATGGAGGAGTGCCGCCAGAGCGTGAGAATTATAAAACAGGCGGTGGAAAACCTGCCGGACGGCCGTTACATAGCCGATTTGCCAGAGATTGTTCTTCCCGAAAAAGAGGATGTTTACACAAAAATGGAATCGCTAATCCGCCATTTTGTTCTTGTTTACGATGGTTTTTCCCCACCGCAGGGCGAGGCATATCACGCGGTTGAAAACCCCAAAGGCGAGCTCGGATACCATCTTGTGAGCGACGGCACTAAACAGCCGTACCGCATGCGCGTCCGTCCCCCTTCGTTTGTAAATCTTCAGGCGCTGGGTCCTATGCTGGAAGGCGCGATGCTTGGCGATGTGGTTTCCGCGCTCGGAAGTATAGATATTGTGCTTGGCGAGGTGGACAGGTGA
- a CDS encoding NADH-quinone oxidoreductase subunit C — translation MSIANSVEKVLSDFSLSSGEMKGGEPFFLIRSDSIKEACLKLKNELRFVYLSDITAVDWLGERAGARFEVIYNIVQFDSEYNEEARVFLKAALDDPPVIASVTPVWKAADWLEREIFDMFGIRFGGHPDLRRILLPEDFDGFPLRKDFDVRNREPAKRSFEKALKEGNF, via the coding sequence ATGAGCATTGCCAATTCGGTTGAAAAAGTGCTTTCGGATTTTTCCCTGTCGTCGGGTGAAATGAAGGGAGGGGAGCCGTTTTTTCTCATACGCTCCGATTCAATCAAAGAGGCATGTCTGAAACTCAAAAATGAGTTGAGGTTTGTCTATCTGTCGGACATAACAGCCGTGGACTGGCTCGGAGAGAGGGCGGGAGCGCGCTTTGAGGTGATTTACAACATCGTCCAATTTGACTCCGAATACAATGAGGAAGCGCGGGTTTTCCTCAAAGCCGCCCTTGATGACCCGCCCGTCATTGCGTCCGTAACACCTGTGTGGAAGGCGGCGGACTGGCTTGAGAGAGAGATTTTTGACATGTTTGGGATAAGATTTGGGGGGCACCCCGACCTGCGAAGAATTCTTCTGCCTGAAGATTTTGACGGGTTTCCCTTGCGCAAGGATTTTGATGTGAGAAACAGAGAACCGGCGAAACGGTCTTTTGAAAAAGCGCTTAAGGAAGGCAACTTCTGA
- a CDS encoding NADH-quinone oxidoreductase subunit B encodes MNSGELLGGDGFISTKVSALVDWSRKNSLWPMPLGTACCAIEMMGAFASRYDVSRFGAEVARFSPRQADLMIVSGTITYKMASVCRKIYDQMPEPKWVIAMGSCTCGGGPFDSYAVVQGIDEFLPVDVYVGGCPPRPEALIDAIIKIQEKINNEGAPLK; translated from the coding sequence ATGAACAGCGGCGAACTCTTGGGCGGAGACGGATTTATTTCAACAAAAGTCTCAGCTTTGGTGGACTGGTCAAGAAAAAACAGCTTGTGGCCCATGCCTTTGGGTACGGCTTGTTGCGCGATTGAAATGATGGGTGCTTTTGCTTCGCGTTATGATGTTTCGCGCTTCGGAGCGGAAGTTGCGAGGTTCTCTCCGCGTCAGGCGGATCTTATGATAGTTTCGGGAACAATCACTTACAAAATGGCTTCAGTTTGCAGGAAAATTTATGATCAGATGCCGGAGCCGAAATGGGTGATAGCAATGGGCTCATGCACTTGCGGCGGCGGTCCCTTTGACAGTTACGCGGTGGTTCAGGGTATAGACGAGTTTCTTCCGGTTGATGTTTACGTGGGCGGATGCCCGCCGCGCCCGGAAGCTCTGATAGATGCGATTATCAAGATACAGGAAAAAATCAACAATGAAGGCGCGCCTCTTAAATGA
- a CDS encoding NADH-quinone oxidoreductase subunit A: MEQGYAPIIIVWTLIMGLAAVLLFLSVFLGRKKPGKEKSSPYESGITPVGEASAKFPVKYYIIGALFLLFDIEAVFLIAWAVAARDLGVVAAVEAAVFLLVIVAGYFYVLFKGALNWR, translated from the coding sequence ATGGAACAAGGCTACGCTCCGATAATTATTGTTTGGACGCTGATAATGGGACTCGCGGCCGTATTGCTTTTTCTTTCAGTTTTTCTCGGCAGAAAAAAACCGGGGAAAGAAAAATCCTCGCCGTATGAATCAGGCATAACCCCGGTTGGCGAAGCAAGCGCAAAGTTCCCCGTAAAATACTATATTATCGGCGCGCTTTTTCTTCTTTTTGACATAGAAGCGGTTTTTCTTATCGCGTGGGCAGTTGCCGCGCGTGATCTTGGAGTTGTCGCGGCGGTTGAGGCGGCCGTGTTTCTGCTTGTTATAGTCGCGGGATATTTTTATGTTTTGTTCAAAGGGGCTCTCAATTGGCGATGA
- a CDS encoding glycosyltransferase produces the protein MTSPQTELNIFIACMREEENLKILLPRLTKILEEYGITHKILVVDTVVPKDGTPDLCREFENVVYLPTEGGTDGYGRAVRTGINNVNSQYAILMDGDLSHPPEIIPTMLDLRKTNDMVISSRYTEGGHSDDSTINRTMSRILNIACSVILGIDCKDWSTSFKLYKSAQLKALSLTCEHFDILQEIMCKLHKNHPDFTFSEIPMSFSKRVHGSSTRRIIYGYSIAKTILKLRLGII, from the coding sequence ATGACTTCCCCTCAAACAGAACTCAATATTTTCATAGCCTGTATGCGAGAGGAAGAAAATCTGAAAATCCTTCTGCCGCGTCTTACAAAAATTCTGGAAGAATACGGAATCACACACAAAATACTTGTTGTGGACACGGTTGTTCCGAAGGACGGAACCCCGGATTTGTGCCGCGAGTTTGAAAATGTGGTTTATTTGCCGACCGAGGGTGGAACGGACGGATACGGCAGAGCCGTGCGCACGGGAATAAACAACGTGAACTCTCAATACGCGATACTGATGGACGGAGACCTTTCCCATCCACCCGAAATAATTCCCACCATGCTTGACCTGCGAAAAACTAACGACATGGTAATCTCTTCGCGCTATACGGAAGGCGGACATTCGGACGACTCCACAATCAACCGCACAATGTCGCGCATACTAAACATCGCGTGTTCAGTCATACTGGGAATTGACTGCAAAGACTGGTCAACAAGCTTCAAACTTTATAAAAGCGCTCAACTCAAAGCCCTTTCCCTGACCTGCGAACACTTTGACATTCTTCAGGAAATTATGTGCAAACTCCATAAAAACCACCCCGATTTCACCTTCTCGGAAATTCCGATGTCATTTTCAAAACGCGTTCACGGCTCCTCCACACGCAGAATCATCTACGGTTATTCAATCGCAAAAACCATTCTGAAACTGCGGCTGGGAATTATCTGA
- the pdxA gene encoding 4-hydroxythreonine-4-phosphate dehydrogenase PdxA, whose translation MSDKPKIAVTLGDPCGISPEIVAKVVSSEETRRICEPVVFGGEEIFSKACELVSARKNGIEVVDCEGPSFDDLHPGEIDSEAGRQSLLAIEKAVEYANSGRVDAVVTAPINKKAIQLAGSPYPGHTEMLRDLTGAENAVMMFESGDFRVALVTVHCALKDVPSLVTEDSVFNTVSVCASALEDRFGIESPKFVVCGLNPHAGENGEFGSEEIEHIAPAVVRASAAGVDISGPLPADSVFYGAVEGRWDAVIAMYHDQGLAPFKMLSFYRGVNITLGLPIVRTSPDHGTAFDIAWSGVADPRSMQEAVKTAVRLVR comes from the coding sequence ATGTCCGATAAACCGAAAATAGCCGTAACCCTTGGAGACCCGTGCGGAATTAGTCCCGAAATTGTCGCGAAGGTTGTTTCCTCCGAAGAGACAAGGCGGATATGCGAACCGGTTGTTTTTGGCGGCGAAGAGATTTTTTCAAAGGCGTGCGAACTTGTCTCCGCAAGAAAGAATGGAATTGAAGTTGTGGACTGTGAAGGTCCGAGTTTTGACGATCTACACCCCGGCGAAATTGATTCCGAGGCGGGGCGGCAGTCGCTCTTGGCGATAGAGAAAGCGGTTGAATACGCGAATTCCGGGCGTGTGGACGCCGTGGTTACGGCTCCAATTAATAAAAAAGCCATTCAGCTTGCCGGTTCCCCGTATCCGGGACACACGGAGATGCTCAGAGATCTGACGGGCGCTGAAAACGCGGTAATGATGTTTGAAAGCGGGGATTTCAGGGTCGCGCTTGTTACGGTTCATTGCGCGCTCAAAGACGTGCCCTCGCTCGTAACGGAAGATTCCGTTTTTAATACTGTAAGCGTCTGCGCCTCCGCGCTCGAAGACAGGTTCGGCATAGAATCTCCGAAGTTTGTGGTTTGCGGGCTCAACCCCCACGCCGGGGAAAACGGCGAGTTCGGTTCGGAAGAGATTGAGCATATTGCGCCCGCGGTGGTGAGGGCGTCCGCTGCGGGGGTGGATATTTCCGGACCGCTTCCTGCGGATTCGGTTTTTTACGGAGCGGTTGAGGGCAGATGGGACGCCGTTATCGCGATGTATCACGACCAGGGGCTTGCCCCGTTCAAGATGCTGTCTTTTTACAGGGGCGTGAACATAACGCTCGGGCTTCCGATTGTCAGAACTTCTCCCGACCACGGAACCGCGTTTGACATAGCGTGGAGCGGAGTGGCGGACCCACGCAGTATGCAGGAAGCGGTCAAAACCGCCGTCCGCCTTGTCAGATAA
- a CDS encoding YchF/TatD family DNA exonuclease, with protein MLIDTHAHLEMLGDGAAQAVERAKSAGVGKIVSVSTKYETALRTVEIAQKFDSVYAGVGIHPHSASTFQSGTIKTFSEMASNKKVVAIGETGLDYHYIKSPREIQIESFEAHVEMAGRLELPFVVHVRDSEDDVAEILKNANCGDKPGVIHCFSGTYETAKRFLDMDFFISFSGILTFKNAPEVREAAKKIPSDRILIETDSPYLAPVPMRGKDNEPAFVKHVFETLAEVRETPREEMRQLLFRNTLELFPRLN; from the coding sequence TTGCTGATAGACACACACGCTCATTTGGAAATGCTGGGAGACGGCGCGGCGCAGGCGGTTGAGCGCGCCAAATCTGCGGGCGTGGGCAAAATTGTTTCCGTTTCGACAAAATACGAGACTGCGTTGCGAACGGTTGAAATCGCGCAAAAGTTTGATTCAGTTTACGCGGGAGTGGGAATTCATCCCCATTCGGCTTCAACTTTTCAGTCCGGCACGATAAAGACTTTTTCCGAAATGGCTTCAAACAAAAAAGTTGTCGCCATAGGGGAAACGGGGCTTGATTATCACTATATAAAATCACCGCGTGAAATTCAGATTGAATCATTTGAGGCGCATGTTGAGATGGCGGGGCGATTGGAGTTGCCATTTGTTGTCCATGTGCGGGATTCCGAAGACGATGTTGCGGAGATTTTGAAAAATGCTAACTGCGGCGACAAACCGGGCGTTATACACTGCTTTTCCGGAACCTACGAAACCGCAAAGAGATTTCTTGATATGGATTTTTTCATCTCTTTTTCGGGGATTTTGACTTTCAAAAATGCGCCCGAAGTGAGGGAGGCGGCGAAAAAAATCCCGTCCGACAGGATTCTGATTGAGACCGATTCCCCGTATCTCGCGCCTGTTCCGATGAGAGGAAAGGACAATGAGCCCGCTTTTGTAAAGCATGTGTTTGAGACGCTCGCGGAAGTCAGAGAGACTCCGCGCGAAGAGATGCGACAGTTGCTTTTTCGCAACACTCTCGAACTTTTCCCACGCCTGAACTAA
- the nrdR gene encoding transcriptional repressor NrdR, which yields MKCVFCMEGNTSVLDSRSNEETASIRRRRECGSCGKRFTTYERPEVRISVVKKDGHKEPFRRGKIVDGVNKACVNRGIAPEEIENFVLKIEGELASKGEREIPAHQIGEQIMKNLRSLDKVAYLRFASVYKSFDDINQFLDEVKEIAGGGTGKKNDGDG from the coding sequence TTGAAGTGCGTTTTCTGCATGGAAGGCAATACAAGCGTTTTGGATTCACGCAGTAATGAAGAAACGGCGTCCATACGGCGCAGAAGGGAGTGCGGGTCGTGCGGAAAAAGATTTACCACTTACGAGCGTCCGGAAGTGCGGATTTCAGTTGTAAAAAAAGACGGACATAAAGAGCCTTTCCGCAGGGGGAAAATTGTTGACGGCGTAAACAAGGCATGCGTGAATCGCGGCATCGCGCCCGAAGAAATAGAAAACTTTGTGTTGAAAATAGAGGGGGAACTCGCGAGCAAGGGCGAGCGTGAAATTCCCGCTCACCAGATTGGTGAGCAGATTATGAAAAACCTACGCTCTCTGGACAAGGTTGCGTATTTGCGTTTTGCCTCGGTCTATAAATCTTTTGACGACATAAATCAGTTTCTTGACGAGGTCAAAGAGATTGCCGGCGGTGGCACGGGCAAAAAAAATGACGGAGACGGCTGA
- a CDS encoding aminotransferase class I/II-fold pyridoxal phosphate-dependent enzyme, translated as MSIIEKTDPEIADAIRYELERQEVKIELIASENYVSEAVLEALGCVMTNKYAEGLPGKRYYGGCEFVDIAENLARDRIKKLFGADCANVQPHSGAQANMAVFFSCMTPGDTFLGMDLAHGGHLTHGSKVNFSGRYYNAVSYGVSPETFLIDYDEVRDLALKHKPKLIVAGFSAYPRQLDFKKFREIADEAGSMLMADIAHPAGLVATGIYPDPVPYCDFVTTTTHKTLRGPRGGVIMAKSEHEKIMNGRVFPGVQGGPLMHVIAAKAVAFAEALRPDFKDYQKQTLANSRAMAESLMARGFKLLSEGTDNHLILIDLTNKNITGKDAEDALEKAGLTVNKNAIPFDNLPPAVASGIRIGSPAVTTRGMKEVEMETIADLIDRALQNSGDEGKLKSIAGESAELCGKFPVYKGMKI; from the coding sequence TTGTCAATTATTGAAAAAACAGACCCTGAAATAGCGGACGCCATCAGATACGAGTTAGAGCGTCAGGAAGTCAAAATTGAGCTTATCGCGTCTGAAAACTATGTTAGCGAGGCGGTTCTTGAAGCGCTCGGGTGTGTTATGACAAACAAATATGCCGAAGGGCTCCCGGGCAAGAGATATTACGGCGGATGCGAGTTTGTTGACATTGCCGAAAACCTCGCGCGCGACAGAATTAAAAAGCTTTTCGGCGCGGACTGCGCCAATGTTCAGCCGCATTCGGGCGCGCAGGCGAACATGGCGGTTTTCTTTTCCTGCATGACCCCCGGCGATACCTTTCTCGGAATGGATTTGGCGCATGGCGGCCATCTTACGCACGGCAGCAAAGTCAATTTTTCAGGGCGGTACTACAATGCGGTTTCCTACGGCGTGAGCCCCGAAACCTTCCTGATAGACTATGATGAAGTCAGAGATCTTGCCCTTAAACACAAACCGAAGTTAATTGTCGCCGGGTTCAGCGCGTATCCGAGGCAGCTTGATTTCAAAAAATTCCGCGAGATAGCGGACGAGGCGGGCTCAATGCTTATGGCGGATATTGCTCATCCCGCCGGGCTTGTGGCGACCGGAATATATCCCGACCCCGTTCCTTATTGCGATTTTGTTACGACTACCACACATAAGACCCTCAGAGGACCCAGAGGCGGTGTAATTATGGCAAAAAGCGAGCATGAAAAAATCATGAACGGCAGGGTTTTTCCCGGAGTTCAGGGCGGACCGCTTATGCACGTTATTGCCGCCAAGGCGGTGGCTTTCGCCGAAGCTTTGAGACCTGATTTCAAGGACTATCAGAAGCAGACACTCGCGAACTCGCGCGCGATGGCGGAGAGTCTTATGGCGCGCGGTTTCAAACTGCTTTCAGAAGGAACGGACAACCATCTAATTCTCATTGACCTCACGAACAAAAACATCACCGGCAAAGACGCCGAAGACGCTCTTGAGAAAGCGGGGCTTACGGTCAACAAAAACGCGATTCCTTTTGACAATCTTCCGCCGGCGGTTGCGAGCGGCATAAGAATCGGCTCTCCCGCGGTTACAACACGCGGAATGAAAGAAGTTGAAATGGAAACAATCGCTGACTTGATTGACAGGGCTTTGCAAAACTCCGGCGATGAAGGGAAACTCAAGTCCATAGCGGGGGAGTCGGCGGAGCTGTGCGGTAAATTTCCTGTTTACAAGGGGATGAAGATTTGA